The uncultured Cohaesibacter sp. genomic sequence ATGGTGCGGCGCATTCTTTTGGGGATGTGAAAGGCATCCAGCGGGATGATGCCGCGCATTTCCGGTTCTATCCAGAACATGGAGGGGTCATCGGCGCTTTCCGCCATGGGGAAAATGCCACAGGCATAGGCCTTGAGAAGAATTTGGGGTGTGATTTCCAAGAGGGATGAGTCGTCGTTCATGCTTGGGATTTTACCACAGCTCTGTTTACAGTTTGTGCAATTGTCAGCTTGAGAATGCAAAAGACCGCGCCCGATGTGCGCGGTCTTCATAATAGTGTGCTGAATGGAAATTCAAGGCAATGCTCTATTTCGAAGCAAGATATTTTTCCAGCCAGTGAATATCATATGCGCCGTTGGCGATGTCGGCATTGTCGACTAGGTCACGGAATAGAGGCAGCGTGGTCTGGATGCCATCAACGACGAATTCGTCCAGAGCGCGACGCAGACGCATCATGCATTCCACACGGTTGCGACCGGTCACGATCAGCTTGCCGATCAGGCTGTCATAGTAGGGCGGAATAGTATAGCCCTGATAGACGCCCGAATCCACACGCACACCGAGGCCTCCCGGTGGGTGATAGTAGGTGATCTTGCCCGGCGACGGCACGAAGGTATCCGGGTTCTCGGCATTGATGCGGCATTCAATGGCGTGGCCCTGGAACTTGATGTCTTCCTGACGGATATCAAGACCGGCCCCGCAGGCCACCTTGAGCTGCTCGTTGACCAGATCAATGCGCGTGATGGATTCGGTTACCGGGTGTTCCACCTGCAAACGGGTGTTCATTTCGATGAAATAGAACTCGCCATTTTCATAGAGAAACTCGATCGTACCGGCGCCGGAATAACCCAGACCCTGCATTGCCTTGGCGCAGATGTCGCCAATCCGGTTCTGCTGTTCTGAATTCAGGGCAGGAGATTGGGCTTCTTCCCACACCTTCTGGTGACGACGCTGCAAGGAGCAATCGCGTTCGCCCAGATGGATGGCGTGACCTTTGCCATCACCCATGACCTGCACTTCGATGTGGCGCGGTTTCTCGAGATATTTCTCGACATAGACCGTGGAGTCGCCAAAGTTGGCTGCCGCTTCCGAGCGTGCTGTGGTGAAGGCCAGTTCCATCTTGTCTTCGGAGTGAACGACCTGCATACCTTTGCCGCCACCGCCAGAAGCTGCCTTGATCAACACCGGATAACCCATTTCGGCTGCGACGCGCTTGGCGTCTGCCGGGCTGTCGACCCCGCCTTCAGAGCCGGGCACAACGGGAATACCGAGGCGCTTTGCGGTCTGTTTGGCTGCGATCTTGTCGCCCATGATGCGGATATGTTCCGCGCTCGGGCCGATGAAGCTGATCTTGTGCTCTTCGAGAATTTGCGCAAAACGAGCATTCTCGGAGAGGAAGCCATAACCGGGATGGACCGCATCGGCGCCGGTGATTTCACAGGCAGCCAGAATTTGCGGTATGTTGAGATAGCTTTCGCGGGCAGACGGTGGGCCGATGCACACGCTTTCGTCTGCCAGCTTGACATGCATTGCTTCGGCATCAGCGGTGGAATGAATGG encodes the following:
- the accC gene encoding acetyl-CoA carboxylase biotin carboxylase subunit; protein product: MFSKVLIANRGEIALRVLRACKELGIQTVAIHSTADAEAMHVKLADESVCIGPPSARESYLNIPQILAACEITGADAVHPGYGFLSENARFAQILEEHKISFIGPSAEHIRIMGDKIAAKQTAKRLGIPVVPGSEGGVDSPADAKRVAAEMGYPVLIKAASGGGGKGMQVVHSEDKMELAFTTARSEAAANFGDSTVYVEKYLEKPRHIEVQVMGDGKGHAIHLGERDCSLQRRHQKVWEEAQSPALNSEQQNRIGDICAKAMQGLGYSGAGTIEFLYENGEFYFIEMNTRLQVEHPVTESITRIDLVNEQLKVACGAGLDIRQEDIKFQGHAIECRINAENPDTFVPSPGKITYYHPPGGLGVRVDSGVYQGYTIPPYYDSLIGKLIVTGRNRVECMMRLRRALDEFVVDGIQTTLPLFRDLVDNADIANGAYDIHWLEKYLASK